A segment of the Verrucomicrobiota bacterium genome:
TTCACATTCAGCATGCCGGCAAAAATAATGGATGCCGGTTCCCCAGCGATGGCCGCACTGAGACGTGTACGAGTGATCAAGTCCATGGCGATGCTACCACCACCGCTACCACCCATGACTACTATACTTTCAGGATCCACTTCCTCCAGATCCCGCACCGCTTGAATGACGGCCAGGTTATCCAATACAGGTCCCTGATCCTGCGGGTTTTCAATGTAAGTGCGAAAGGTCGACTGCACGATCACAAATCCCATCGCAAGAAACCGGTTGTGCGTAGGGCTTTTTGTTAAGGTGTTGTGCCGCGCGGATTGTTTGGAAGTATTTAAGGTTCCGTGAATAAAAATGATCGCCGGAAATGGACCCTTGCCGGAAGGCAAGCGATAAGAAGCCTCCGCCGTTTGCCCATCCTTGGTCTCAGCTCGTAGATCCATAACCGGTGAAAGGGAAAGTGGAACAGGTTCACCCTTGG
Coding sequences within it:
- a CDS encoding prolyl oligopeptidase family serine peptidase, which translates into the protein MATCLLKGEMILRAFLLIVLCAVCVVSAAAQSDSKGEPVPLSLSPVMDLRAETKDGQTAEASYRLPSGKGPFPAIIFIHGTLNTSKQSARHNTLTKSPTHNRFLAMGFVIVQSTFRTYIENPQDQGPVLDNLAVIQAVRDLEEVDPESIVVMGGSGGGSIAMDLITRTRLSAAIAGEPASIIFAGMLNVNATDQEDRFASMNDPQKYYTSEIQELVQKKVRQFTTPLLILHGDVHPIKDVNMDYIIPEIRKLEKPLKVIIYPGQPHGFYWGAKPDAKVFNSMMDDIQMFVSPKLKTQPKEWIAGN